One genomic window of Indioceanicola profundi includes the following:
- the rpsK gene encoding 30S ribosomal protein S11: protein MAKPSASAARVRRRERKNITAGVAHVNASFNNTMITITDAQGNTISWSSSGMMGFKGSRKSTPYAAQMAAEDAGRKAQEHGMKTLEVEVKGPGSGRESALRALQAVGFQITSIRDVTPIPHNGVRPPKKRRV from the coding sequence ATGGCAAAGCCGTCCGCTTCCGCCGCGCGCGTCCGTCGCCGCGAGCGCAAGAACATTACTGCCGGCGTCGCGCATGTGAACGCCAGCTTCAACAACACCATGATCACCATCACCGACGCCCAGGGGAACACCATCTCCTGGTCCTCGTCCGGCATGATGGGCTTCAAGGGTTCCCGTAAGTCCACGCCCTATGCCGCCCAGATGGCGGCCGAGGACGCCGGCCGCAAGGCCCAGGAGCACGGGATGAAGACCCTTGAGGTTGAGGTGAAGGGTCCGGGTTCGGGCCGCGAGTCCGCCCTGCGCGCGCTGCAGGCCGTGGGCTTTCAGATCACCTCGATCCGCGACGTGACGCCGATCCCGCACAACGGCGTTCGCCCGCCGAAGAAGCGTCGCGTCTGA
- the rpsM gene encoding 30S ribosomal protein S13 produces MARIAGVNIPTQKRVVIALQYIHGIGAKFATEICGKVGIPADRRVHQLTDDEVLRIREVIDADYRVEGDLRRQVAMNIKRLMDMACYRGLRHRKNLPVRGQRTHTNARTRKGPAKPIAGKKK; encoded by the coding sequence GTGGCGCGTATCGCTGGCGTCAACATCCCCACGCAGAAGCGTGTGGTGATCGCCCTTCAGTACATTCATGGCATCGGCGCGAAGTTCGCGACCGAGATCTGCGGCAAGGTCGGCATCCCCGCCGATCGCCGGGTTCATCAGCTGACCGACGACGAGGTGCTCCGCATCCGTGAGGTCATCGACGCCGACTACCGCGTCGAGGGCGATCTCCGTCGCCAGGTCGCTATGAACATCAAGCGGCTCATGGACATGGCCTGCTACCGTGGTCTGCGTCACCGTAAGAACCTGCCGGTTCGCGGTCAGCGCACCCACACCAACGCCCGTACCCGCAAGGGTCCGGCGAAGCCGATCGCCGGCAAGAAGAAGTAA
- a CDS encoding DegQ family serine endoprotease — MMKTRSILRAGAAVLALSLAMPIPVQPTYAQSRAVPQSREQITLSFAPVVKQASPAVVNIYTRRTVRQRVSPFMDDPVFRRFFGESFSFGVPRERVEGSLGSGVIVAADGLVVTNAHVVKGSDEITVVLNDRREFPAKVETVDERVDLAVLRIEADGEKLPFLEFGESDDLEVGDLVLAIGNPFGVGQTVTSGIVSALARTAVGVSDYNFFIQTDAAVNPGNSGGALITMDGRLVGINTAIYSRSGGSIGIGFAIPAAMVRTVVDAVRAGGKLVRPWIGADGQAVTADLAHTLGLSRPAGVLINEIRARGPAEKAGLRVGDVVTAVNGRSVDDPEAMRYRVATLPVGGSATLTVIRDGREQKLNLALIAPPEDPPRDLTLLDGRHPLVGAEVANLNPALVEEMRFDEGVGTEGVVVMQVAPRTPAASLGLRPGDVVLRVNATDIGRVQDLRHILDSRSRSWTISVRRNGRVMTTTIGG; from the coding sequence ATGATGAAGACCCGTTCCATTCTCCGGGCCGGTGCGGCCGTCCTGGCGCTCAGCCTTGCGATGCCGATTCCGGTCCAGCCGACCTATGCCCAATCGCGCGCGGTCCCGCAGAGCCGGGAGCAGATCACCCTGTCCTTCGCGCCTGTGGTGAAGCAGGCATCGCCGGCAGTGGTGAACATCTATACCCGCCGCACCGTGCGCCAGCGCGTATCGCCCTTCATGGACGACCCGGTGTTCCGGCGCTTCTTCGGCGAGTCCTTCAGCTTCGGTGTGCCGCGGGAGAGGGTGGAAGGTTCGCTCGGCTCCGGCGTGATCGTGGCGGCGGACGGGCTGGTGGTCACCAACGCCCATGTGGTGAAGGGCAGCGACGAGATCACCGTGGTGCTGAACGACCGGCGGGAATTCCCGGCCAAGGTGGAAACGGTGGATGAACGGGTGGATCTGGCCGTCCTACGCATCGAGGCGGATGGGGAGAAGCTGCCCTTCCTGGAGTTCGGCGAGTCGGACGATCTGGAGGTCGGCGATCTGGTCCTGGCGATCGGGAATCCGTTCGGTGTCGGCCAGACGGTAACCAGCGGCATTGTCTCCGCGCTTGCGCGCACCGCAGTCGGCGTCTCGGACTATAATTTCTTCATTCAGACGGATGCCGCTGTGAACCCAGGCAATTCCGGGGGCGCGCTGATCACGATGGACGGGCGATTGGTCGGCATCAACACCGCGATCTACTCCCGATCCGGCGGCAGCATCGGTATCGGCTTCGCCATTCCGGCCGCCATGGTGCGTACCGTGGTGGATGCGGTGCGGGCCGGGGGCAAGCTGGTGCGGCCCTGGATCGGCGCGGACGGGCAGGCGGTCACGGCCGATCTCGCCCACACGCTCGGCCTGTCCCGTCCGGCTGGCGTGCTGATCAATGAAATCCGTGCGCGGGGACCGGCGGAGAAGGCGGGGCTGCGGGTCGGCGACGTGGTCACCGCCGTCAATGGCCGGTCGGTCGATGATCCGGAGGCCATGCGCTACCGGGTCGCCACCTTGCCGGTCGGCGGCTCCGCCACGCTGACGGTGATCCGCGACGGGCGGGAGCAGAAGCTCAACCTGGCCCTGATCGCCCCGCCGGAGGACCCGCCGCGGGACCTGACGCTGCTGGACGGCCGCCACCCCCTGGTCGGGGCGGAGGTGGCGAACCTCAACCCCGCTTTGGTGGAGGAGATGCGATTCGACGAGGGCGTGGGGACGGAAGGCGTGGTGGTCATGCAGGTAGCGCCCCGCACGCCGGCCGCCAGCCTGGGCCTGCGGCCCGGCGACGTGGTGCTGCGGGTCAATGCCACCGACATCGGCCGGGTGCAGGACCTCCGCCATATCCTGGACAGCCGGAGCCGATCCTGGACCATCTCCGTCCGGCGCAACGGCCGGGTCATGACCACGACCATCGGCGGCTGA
- the secY gene encoding preprotein translocase subunit SecY has translation MASAAEQLAANINFGAFAKATELKKRIWFTLGALIVYRLGTYIPLPGIDAGAFAQFFQQQAGGILGMFNMFAGGAVERMSIFALNIMPYISASIIIQLMTAVSPSLEQLKKEGESGRKRLNQYTRYLTVLLALVQSYGLAVGLEGMGSAGSSVVIDAGWMFRASTVITMVGGTMFLMWLGEQITARGVGNGISLIIFSGIVAALPGAFAQMLELGRTGAMSVGFIIFMLVMAVAVIAFIVFMERAQRRLLVQYPKRQVGNRMFGGESSHLPLKLNTAGVIPPIFASSLLLLPLTMAQFAGQQGGWMGQVAAYVQHGQPLYMLLYAALIIFFCFFYTAIVFNPTETAENLKKYGGFIPGIRPGKNTADYLDYVLTRLTVIGAAYLTVVCLLPEFLIAEYGFMFYFGGTSLLIVVTVTLDTVAQIHSHLLAHQYEGLIKKAKLRGRRG, from the coding sequence ATGGCATCAGCCGCCGAGCAGCTTGCCGCGAATATTAATTTCGGTGCCTTCGCCAAGGCGACCGAACTGAAGAAGCGCATCTGGTTCACGCTGGGTGCGCTCATCGTCTATCGGCTGGGCACCTATATTCCGCTGCCCGGCATCGATGCCGGCGCCTTCGCGCAGTTCTTCCAGCAGCAGGCCGGCGGCATTCTGGGCATGTTCAACATGTTCGCCGGCGGCGCCGTCGAGCGCATGAGCATTTTCGCGCTCAACATCATGCCCTACATCTCCGCCTCCATCATCATCCAGCTCATGACGGCTGTTTCGCCGTCGTTGGAGCAGTTGAAGAAGGAAGGCGAGTCGGGCCGCAAGCGGCTCAACCAGTACACCCGCTACCTGACCGTCCTGCTGGCCCTGGTGCAGTCTTATGGCCTTGCCGTGGGGCTCGAGGGAATGGGCAGCGCCGGCAGCAGCGTGGTCATCGATGCCGGCTGGATGTTCCGCGCCTCGACCGTGATCACGATGGTCGGCGGCACCATGTTCCTGATGTGGTTGGGCGAGCAGATCACCGCCCGCGGCGTCGGCAACGGCATTTCGCTGATCATCTTCTCCGGCATCGTGGCTGCCCTGCCGGGCGCGTTCGCGCAGATGCTGGAACTGGGGCGCACCGGCGCCATGAGCGTCGGCTTCATCATCTTCATGCTGGTCATGGCCGTGGCCGTGATCGCCTTCATCGTGTTCATGGAGCGGGCACAGCGCCGGCTGCTGGTCCAGTATCCCAAGCGCCAGGTCGGCAACCGCATGTTCGGCGGCGAATCCTCGCACCTTCCGCTGAAGCTGAACACGGCCGGCGTGATCCCGCCGATCTTCGCCTCCTCGCTGCTGCTGCTGCCGCTGACCATGGCGCAGTTCGCCGGCCAGCAGGGCGGATGGATGGGGCAGGTGGCCGCCTATGTGCAGCATGGTCAGCCGCTCTACATGCTGCTCTACGCCGCCCTGATCATCTTCTTCTGCTTCTTCTACACGGCAATCGTCTTCAATCCGACGGAGACGGCGGAAAATCTGAAGAAGTATGGCGGCTTCATTCCGGGCATCCGTCCCGGCAAGAACACCGCAGACTACCTGGACTATGTGTTGACCCGGCTGACCGTGATCGGCGCGGCGTACCTCACCGTCGTGTGCCTGTTGCCTGAATTCCTCATCGCGGAATACGGCTTCATGTTCTACTTCGGCGGTACGAGCCTGCTGATCGTGGTGACGGTGACCCTGGACACAGTGGCGCAGATACACTCTCACCTCTTGGCTCACCAGTACGAAGGGCTTATCAAGAAAGCCAAACTTCGCGGGAGACGAGGATGA
- a CDS encoding aspartate/glutamate racemase family protein, translating to MRTLGLIGGMSWESTAIYYRLLNRLARERLGGLHSARLILWSVDFAEIAALQASGDWDGLTARMEEAGAALRRAGAEAVVICTNTMHRMAAEVEAAAGLPLIHIADVTAAACVDAGVRRPALLATRYTMEQDFYRERLRAGGVNPITPDDAGRTLVHRIIYEELCQGIVRDESRAAYLELIETLRRDGADGVILGCTEVGLLIGPEHTDLPVFDTTALHCAAALDFALAG from the coding sequence ATGCGCACCTTGGGATTGATCGGCGGGATGAGCTGGGAAAGCACCGCCATCTACTACCGCCTGCTGAACCGGTTAGCGCGGGAGCGGCTGGGCGGGCTCCATTCCGCTCGGCTCATCCTCTGGTCCGTGGACTTCGCGGAGATCGCCGCGCTTCAGGCGTCCGGGGACTGGGACGGCCTGACCGCCCGCATGGAGGAGGCTGGCGCTGCCCTGCGCCGCGCCGGTGCCGAGGCCGTCGTGATCTGTACCAACACCATGCACCGCATGGCGGCCGAAGTGGAAGCGGCAGCTGGCTTGCCGTTGATCCACATCGCCGACGTGACCGCGGCGGCGTGCGTGGATGCCGGAGTCCGCCGCCCTGCCCTTCTGGCCACCCGCTACACTATGGAGCAGGACTTCTACCGGGAGCGGCTCCGCGCCGGCGGCGTGAACCCGATCACGCCGGACGACGCCGGACGTACACTGGTCCACCGGATCATCTATGAGGAGCTGTGCCAGGGGATCGTCCGGGATGAGAGTCGGGCCGCGTACCTGGAACTCATCGAGACCCTCCGCCGGGACGGCGCCGACGGCGTCATCCTGGGCTGCACGGAGGTTGGCCTCCTGATCGGTCCGGAGCATACCGACCTGCCGGTCTTCGACACCACCGCACTCCACTGCGCCGCGGCGCTGGACTTCGCGCTCGCCGGCTGA
- the rpmD gene encoding 50S ribosomal protein L30: MSTKNTIVVTQIGSPIGRKSDQRATLIGLGLNKLHRTRELEDTPAVRGMIYKVQHLVRVEEAS; the protein is encoded by the coding sequence ATGAGCACGAAGAACACCATCGTCGTGACCCAGATCGGCAGCCCGATCGGTCGCAAGTCCGACCAGCGGGCGACCCTGATCGGTCTCGGTCTCAACAAGCTGCACCGCACCCGTGAGCTGGAGGATACTCCGGCTGTCCGCGGGATGATCTACAAGGTGCAGCACCTCGTGCGCGTCGAGGAGGCCTCGTAA
- the rplO gene encoding 50S ribosomal protein L15, with the protein MKLNDLRDNPGARKERTRVGRGIGSGKGKTGGRGVKGQKSRTGVSIRGFEGGQMPLHRRLPKRGFKNPFSKDYAVVNLGTIQKAIDAGRLNAGETVTHEVLNKLGLVSEARDGLRLLAKGTLTSAVTFEVAGASAAAMAAVEKAGGKVNLTAVPAAAAE; encoded by the coding sequence ATGAAGCTCAACGATCTTCGCGACAACCCGGGCGCCCGCAAGGAGCGTACCCGTGTCGGTCGCGGCATCGGCTCCGGCAAGGGCAAGACCGGCGGCCGCGGCGTGAAGGGTCAGAAGTCCCGTACCGGCGTGTCCATCCGGGGCTTCGAAGGCGGTCAGATGCCGCTGCACCGCCGTCTACCGAAGCGCGGGTTCAAGAACCCGTTCTCGAAGGACTACGCGGTCGTCAATCTCGGCACCATTCAGAAGGCCATCGATGCCGGTCGCCTGAATGCCGGCGAGACGGTCACCCACGAGGTGCTGAACAAGCTCGGTCTGGTGAGCGAGGCCCGTGACGGCCTGCGCCTGCTGGCCAAGGGCACGCTGACCTCCGCCGTCACCTTCGAGGTGGCTGGCGCATCCGCCGCGGCCATGGCCGCGGTGGAGAAGGCTGGCGGCAAGGTCAATCTGACCGCCGTTCCGGCCGCTGCCGCCGAGTAA
- a CDS encoding adenylate kinase, with protein MNLILLGPPGAGKGTQAQRLQAKYGMVQLSTGDMLRAVVKSGTPLGQKADSIMKAGQLVPDEVMIEMISNRIDEPDAKGGFILDGFPRTVVQAEALDRMLEEKGLKLHHVIEMVVDDTALTERITGRFTCAKCGTGYHDSFKRPAVENTCDVCGSHEFMRRADDNAETVGKRLEAYHKQTAPILPYYAGRGVLKQVDGMAEIDEVTRQIETIIQS; from the coding sequence ATGAACCTGATTCTGCTGGGGCCGCCCGGCGCGGGGAAGGGAACGCAGGCGCAACGCCTTCAGGCCAAGTACGGCATGGTGCAGCTCTCCACGGGCGACATGCTTCGGGCCGTCGTGAAGAGCGGCACGCCGCTCGGGCAGAAGGCGGACTCGATCATGAAGGCCGGCCAACTTGTGCCGGACGAGGTCATGATCGAGATGATCTCCAACCGGATCGATGAGCCGGATGCCAAGGGCGGCTTCATCCTCGACGGCTTCCCCCGGACCGTGGTGCAGGCGGAAGCGCTGGACCGGATGCTGGAGGAGAAGGGGCTGAAGCTTCACCACGTCATCGAGATGGTGGTGGACGACACGGCCCTGACGGAACGCATCACAGGGCGCTTCACCTGCGCCAAGTGCGGGACCGGCTATCACGACAGCTTCAAGCGGCCGGCGGTGGAGAACACCTGCGACGTCTGCGGCTCTCATGAGTTCATGCGCCGCGCGGACGACAATGCGGAGACCGTCGGCAAGCGGCTGGAGGCGTACCACAAGCAGACCGCGCCCATTCTGCCCTATTACGCGGGCCGGGGCGTCCTGAAGCAGGTGGACGGCATGGCGGAGATCGACGAAGTCACGCGTCAGATCGAGACCATCATTCAGTCTTGA
- the rplF gene encoding 50S ribosomal protein L6, with protein MSRIGKHPVPVPAGVTVTVTGQTVTAKGKLGQLSAVLVDEILAKLEDGHVVIQPRNDSVRARQNWATQRTVVNNLVNGVNTGFTRNLEINGVGYKAAVQGKELVLNLGFSHDIRYPIPEGITIKCDRPTAVSISGADKQQVGQIAAEIRSYRPPEPYKGKGVKYDNEVIIRKEGKKK; from the coding sequence ATGTCGCGTATCGGAAAGCATCCGGTGCCCGTCCCGGCCGGCGTGACCGTCACGGTCACCGGTCAAACGGTCACCGCCAAGGGCAAGCTGGGCCAGCTCAGCGCCGTCCTTGTCGACGAGATCCTGGCAAAGCTGGAGGACGGCCATGTCGTCATCCAGCCGCGCAACGATAGCGTCCGCGCTCGTCAGAACTGGGCCACGCAGCGCACCGTGGTGAACAACCTGGTGAACGGTGTGAACACCGGCTTCACCCGGAACCTCGAGATCAATGGCGTCGGCTACAAGGCCGCCGTGCAGGGCAAGGAGCTCGTGCTGAACCTCGGTTTCAGCCACGACATCCGCTACCCGATCCCTGAGGGAATCACCATCAAGTGCGACCGCCCGACCGCGGTGTCCATCTCGGGCGCCGACAAGCAGCAGGTCGGCCAGATCGCCGCGGAGATCCGTTCGTATCGTCCCCCCGAGCCCTACAAGGGCAAGGGCGTGAAGTACGATAACGAAGTGATCATCCGCAAAGAAGGCAAGAAGAAGTAA
- the rplQ gene encoding 50S ribosomal protein L17, which produces MRHGVAGRKFNRTTSHRLAMFSNMANALIKHEQIKTTLPKAKDLRPVVERLITLGKKGGLANRRLAYAHLRDHDMVTKLFSVIADRYKDRNGGYTRVLKAGFRYGDAAPMAVIELVDRDPAAKGLDSGPTAEQVEETEEQA; this is translated from the coding sequence ATGCGTCACGGTGTAGCCGGGCGTAAATTCAACCGCACCACCTCCCACCGTCTCGCCATGTTCTCCAACATGGCGAACGCGCTGATCAAGCATGAGCAGATCAAGACCACCCTGCCCAAGGCGAAGGACCTCCGCCCGGTGGTGGAGCGTCTGATCACCCTCGGCAAGAAGGGCGGCCTCGCCAACCGTCGTCTGGCCTATGCGCACCTGCGCGACCACGACATGGTGACCAAGCTGTTCAGCGTGATCGCCGATCGCTACAAGGACCGCAACGGTGGCTACACCCGCGTCCTGAAGGCCGGCTTCCGCTATGGCGATGCCGCCCCGATGGCGGTGATCGAGCTGGTCGACCGCGATCCGGCCGCCAAGGGCCTGGACAGCGGCCCGACCGCCGAGCAGGTGGAAGAGACCGAGGAGCAGGCCTGA
- the rpsH gene encoding 30S ribosomal protein S8 — MSLSDPLGDMLTRIRNGQKARMQAVVSPASKLRTNVLEVLKREGYIRGYTVDDVRPGVKNLRIELKYHEGEPVIKEIHRVSKPGRRVYSKIADLTRFYNGLGISILSTPRGVMSDAEARAANVGGEVLCKVF; from the coding sequence ATGTCTCTGAGCGATCCCCTGGGCGATATGCTGACCCGTATTCGTAACGGTCAGAAGGCCCGTATGCAGGCGGTCGTGAGCCCGGCCTCCAAGCTTCGCACCAACGTTCTCGAGGTGTTGAAGCGCGAAGGTTACATCCGCGGCTACACGGTGGACGACGTCCGTCCCGGTGTGAAGAACCTTCGCATCGAGCTGAAGTATCACGAGGGCGAGCCGGTCATTAAGGAGATCCACCGGGTCTCCAAGCCGGGCCGCCGCGTCTATTCGAAGATCGCCGATCTGACCCGTTTCTATAACGGGCTCGGCATCTCGATCCTGTCGACGCCGCGTGGCGTCATGTCCGATGCGGAAGCCCGCGCCGCCAATGTCGGCGGCGAGGTCCTCTGCAAAGTGTTCTAA
- a CDS encoding DNA-directed RNA polymerase subunit alpha: MIQKNWQTLEKPSKLDITPGNNPKREATIVAGPLERGFGLTLGNSLRRVLLSSLQGAAVTAIHIDGVLHEFSSIPGVREDVTDIVLNIKAMALKMGGDVPKRLRLRAEGPCEVTAGMIETVADIEVLDPGHVICTLDAGARLNMELTVATGKGYVPASLNRPEDAPIGLIPVDSIFSPVKKVAYKVENTRVGQTTDYDKLSLTVETNGAVTPDDAVAIAARILQDQLQMFINFEEPQAAVAEATKDEIPFNKNLLRKVDELELSVRSANCLKNDNIVYIGDLVQKTEAEMLRTPNFGRKSLNEIKEVLAQMGLHLGMEIPNWPPENIEDLAKRLEEPY, encoded by the coding sequence GTGATCCAGAAGAACTGGCAGACCCTCGAGAAGCCCAGCAAGCTCGACATCACCCCCGGCAACAACCCGAAGCGCGAAGCGACCATCGTCGCCGGCCCGCTGGAGCGCGGCTTCGGCCTGACGCTCGGAAACTCGCTGCGCCGCGTGCTGCTGTCGTCGCTACAGGGTGCCGCTGTCACCGCCATTCACATCGACGGCGTGCTGCACGAGTTCTCCTCCATCCCCGGCGTCCGTGAGGACGTGACCGATATCGTCCTGAACATCAAGGCCATGGCGCTGAAGATGGGCGGCGACGTGCCGAAGCGTCTGCGTCTCCGGGCCGAAGGCCCGTGCGAAGTGACCGCCGGCATGATCGAGACGGTTGCCGACATCGAGGTGCTGGACCCCGGCCACGTGATCTGCACCCTGGATGCTGGCGCCCGCCTGAACATGGAGCTGACGGTCGCCACGGGTAAGGGCTACGTCCCGGCATCGCTGAACCGTCCGGAAGATGCGCCGATCGGGCTGATCCCGGTCGACTCGATCTTCTCCCCGGTGAAGAAGGTCGCCTACAAGGTCGAGAACACCCGCGTTGGCCAGACCACCGACTACGACAAGCTGTCGCTGACGGTGGAGACCAACGGCGCTGTCACGCCGGACGACGCGGTGGCCATTGCCGCCCGCATCCTGCAGGACCAGCTGCAGATGTTCATCAACTTCGAGGAGCCGCAGGCCGCCGTGGCCGAGGCCACGAAGGACGAGATCCCGTTCAACAAGAATCTGCTGCGCAAGGTGGACGAGCTGGAGCTGTCGGTCCGCTCCGCCAACTGCCTGAAGAACGACAACATCGTCTATATCGGCGATCTGGTGCAGAAGACCGAGGCGGAGATGCTCCGCACCCCGAACTTCGGCCGCAAGTCGCTGAACGAGATCAAGGAAGTGCTGGCCCAGATGGGTCTGCACCTCGGTATGGAGATCCCGAACTGGCCGCCCGAGAACATCGAGGATCTGGCCAAGCGTCTGGAAGAGCCGTACTGA
- the rplR gene encoding 50S ribosomal protein L18 — MTKQMDLNERRKQRVRARIRKFAGGRPRLSVFRSSKHIYAQIIDDTAGHTLAAASTLDKDLRDALKTGADIDAAKAVGKLIAERATAKGVKDVVFDRGAYIFHGRVKALADAAREAGLQF; from the coding sequence ATGACCAAGCAGATGGATCTCAACGAGCGGCGCAAGCAGCGCGTCCGCGCCCGGATCCGGAAGTTCGCTGGCGGTCGCCCGCGGCTTTCCGTATTCCGGTCCAGCAAGCACATCTATGCCCAGATCATCGACGACACGGCGGGCCACACGCTCGCCGCGGCGTCCACCCTCGACAAGGACCTGCGGGATGCCTTGAAGACGGGTGCCGATATCGACGCGGCGAAGGCTGTCGGCAAGCTGATTGCCGAGCGCGCCACCGCGAAGGGCGTGAAGGACGTGGTGTTCGATCGCGGCGCTTACATCTTCCATGGCCGGGTCAAGGCCTTGGCCGATGCCGCGCGCGAAGCCGGCCTGCAGTTCTAA
- the rpsN gene encoding 30S ribosomal protein S14 produces the protein MAKTSAVEKNKRRARMAKQQAPKRNALKAIARNRELPPEERFAAVLKLAELPRNGSKVRVRNRCEMTGRPRATYRKFRLSRVILRDLAHAGQIPGMTKSSW, from the coding sequence ATGGCGAAGACTAGCGCCGTCGAGAAGAACAAGCGCCGCGCCCGTATGGCGAAGCAGCAGGCTCCGAAGCGGAACGCCCTCAAGGCGATCGCCCGGAACCGCGAGCTGCCGCCCGAGGAGCGCTTTGCCGCTGTTCTCAAGCTTGCCGAACTGCCGCGCAACGGTAGCAAGGTCCGCGTCCGCAATCGCTGCGAGATGACGGGCCGGCCGCGCGCCACGTACCGCAAGTTCCGCCTCTCCCGTGTCATCCTGCGCGATCTGGCCCATGCCGGCCAGATCCCGGGCATGACCAAGTCCAGCTGGTAA
- the rpsE gene encoding 30S ribosomal protein S5 encodes MARNERDGGSERGRDRDRTPREREESELVEKLVGINRVAKVVKGGRRFGFAAIVVVGDAKGRVGVGAGKAREVPEAIRKATDQAKRSMIRVPLREGRTLHHDVSGHFGAGRVVLRAAPAGTGIIAGGPMRAIFEALGVQDVVTKSVGTSNPHNMIKATFDALAHCVSPRAVAARRGRRVSDILGKREGDVKEGAAA; translated from the coding sequence ATGGCACGGAATGAGAGGGACGGCGGGTCCGAGCGCGGTCGCGATCGTGATCGCACTCCGCGCGAGCGCGAGGAGAGCGAGCTCGTAGAAAAGCTCGTCGGTATCAACCGCGTCGCCAAGGTGGTGAAGGGCGGCCGTCGCTTCGGCTTCGCCGCCATCGTCGTCGTCGGCGATGCAAAGGGCCGCGTCGGCGTCGGCGCCGGCAAGGCGCGTGAGGTCCCGGAGGCCATTCGCAAGGCCACCGACCAGGCCAAGCGCTCCATGATCCGCGTGCCGCTGCGCGAAGGCCGCACGCTGCACCATGACGTGTCGGGCCATTTCGGCGCCGGTCGCGTGGTGCTGCGCGCTGCCCCGGCCGGTACCGGCATCATCGCCGGCGGTCCGATGCGCGCGATCTTCGAGGCTCTGGGCGTGCAGGATGTGGTGACCAAGTCGGTCGGCACCTCCAACCCGCACAACATGATCAAGGCGACCTTCGACGCTCTGGCGCATTGCGTCAGCCCGCGGGCCGTGGCGGCCCGTCGTGGTCGCCGCGTCAGCGACATCCTCGGCAAGCGCGAGGGTGACGTTAAGGAAGGGGCTGCGGCATGA